The Coffea eugenioides isolate CCC68of chromosome 8, Ceug_1.0, whole genome shotgun sequence genome has a segment encoding these proteins:
- the LOC113781204 gene encoding nuclear valosin-containing protein-like, whose product MESKHIMMSALSVGIGVGIGLASGQTVSKWTGGGSSSNGLTPQVMEKEMMNVLVDGKDSKVTFDQFPYYLSEQTRVLLTSAAFFHLKKAEFHKHARNLSPASRTILLSGPAETYQQMLAKALAHYFEAKLLLLDVTDFSLKIQSKYGCTSKETSFKRSISEATLGRVSDLFGSFSMLQPKEEYKGTLRRQSSGVDIESKGTEGSLNVPKLRRNASASANMSSLTSNTSSVIPAPLKRTSGWSFDDKLLIQTLYKVLAKVSKSHPIILYLRDVEMLLCRSERVYVLFQKMLKRLSGSVLIIGSRIVDASSDYRELDERLSSVFPYNIEIKAPEDETHLVNWNSQLEEDMKMIQYQDTKNHIVEVLAANDIMCDDLGSLRMADTMVLSNYVEEIVVSAISYHLMHTKDPEYRNGKLVISSSSLSHGSSIFQEGKSAGKDTLKLEAQAEMPKNGGGVNAIAEAKPGSKTDTEATVTTAKDGDASDSASKAPEVPPDNEFEKRIRPEVIPASEINVTFEDIGALEEIKRSLQELVMLPLRRPDLFKGGILKPCRGILLFGPPGTGKTMLAKAIAREAGASFINASMSTITSKWFGEDEKNVRALFTLAAKVSPTIIFVDEVDSMLGQRSRAGEHEAMRKIKNEFMTHWDGLMTKSGERILVLAATNRPFDLDEAIIRRFERRIMVGLPSVENREMILKTLLSKECVDESLDFKELAAMTEGYSGSDLKNFCTTAAYRPVRELIHQECLKDLEKKLGEEERVNCEGATSTEEDKEERVITIRPLNMEDFKEAKNQVAASFAAEGPIMTELRQWNELYGEGGSRKTTEQLSYFL is encoded by the exons atggagtctAAGCATATAATGATGTCAGCATTGAGTGTGGGAATAGGAGTAGGGATAGGATTGGCCTCTGGACAGACTGTTAGCAAGTGGACCGGTGGTGGCTCCTCTTCCAACGGCCTCACCCCACAGGTTATGGAGAAAGAGATGATGAATGTTTTGGTTGATGGCAAAGATAGCAAAGTCACCTTTGATCAATTCCCTTACTATCTTAG TGAGCAGACAAGAGTTTTGCTAACAAGTGCAGCCTTTTTTCATTTGAAGAAAGCTGAATTTCATAAACACGCAAGGAATCTTTCTCCTGCAAGTCGTACAATATTGCTTTCGGGACCTGCTG AAACTTACCAGCAGATGCTTGCGAAGGCTTTGGCTCATTACTTTGAGGCCAAGTTGTTGCTATTAGACGTAACCGACTTCTCTCTCAAG ATTCAGAGCAAATACGGGTGCACCAGTAAGGAAACT TCTTTCAAAAGGTCTATATCTGAAGCGACTTTGGGCCGAGTATCTGATTTGTTTGGATCATTTTCAATGCTTCAACCCAAGGAAGAATACAAAG GAACGTTACGTAGACAGAGCAGCGGGGTAGATATTGAATCAAA GGGAACCGAAGGGTCACTTAATGTTCCAAAATTGCGTAGAAATGCATCTGCTTCTGCTAACATGAGTAGTCTtacttcaaatacatcatcTGTGATACCAg CTCCTCTCAAGCGGACAAGCGGTTGGTCTTTTGATGATAAACTTCTTATACAGACACTATACAAG GTGTTGGCCAAAGTCTCAAAGAGCCATCCTATCATCCTCTATCTCAGGGATGTGGAGATGCTGCTTTGTAGGTCAGAAAGAGTGTATGTCTTGTTCCAGAAAATGTTGAAAAGATTGAGTGGATCAGTGTTGATCATTGGTTCAAGAATTGTAGATGCTAGTAGTGACTATAGAGAATTGGATGAAAGGCTTTCTTCTGTATTCCCTTACAATATTGAAATTAAAGCCCCAGAGGATGAAACACATCTTGTAAATTGGAATTCCCAGCTGGAGGAGGATATGAAAATGATCCAATACCAAGATACTAAGAACCACATTGTTGAAGTACTTGCAGCTAATGACATTATGTGTGATGATCTTGGTTCACTTCGGATGGCAGACACAATGGTCCTCAGTAATTATGTAGAAGAAATTGTGGTATCAGCAATCTCTTACCATCTCATGCATACCAAAGATCCTGAGTACAGAAATGGAAAACTTGTTATTTCTTCTTCGAG TTTGTCCCATGGATCGAGCATATTTCAGGAAGGTAAATCTGCTGGAAAGGACACTTTAAAGCTTGAAGCCCAAGCTGAAATGCCAAAG AATGGAGGGGGTGTCAATGCAATTGCAGAAGCAAAGCCCGGAAGCAAAACTGATACTGAAGCAACAGTTACAACTGCAAAGGATGGTGATGCTTCGGACTCAGCTTCTAAAGCTCCA GAAGTTCCTCCTGACAATGAATTTGAAAAGCGCATAAGGCCAGAAGTGATACCTGCAAGTGAAATAAATGTGACATTTGAGGACATTGGTGCCTTGGAAGAAATTAAACGATCTCTTCAAGAATTAGTGATGCTCCCTCTCAGACGGCCTGACCTTTTTAAGGGTGGCATCTTAAAGCCATGCAGAGGAATATTGTTGTTTGGACCCCCTGGTACAGGAAAGACTATGTTGGCCAAGGCCATTGCCAGGGAAGCCGGAGCAAGCTTTATTAATGCCTCCATGTCTACCATTACATCCAAATGGTTTGGTGAAGATGAGAAGAATGTTAGGGCCTTGTTCACTCTTGCAGCTAAGGTTTCTCCAACTATAATATTTGTGGATGAAGTTGATAGCATGCTTGGACAGCGATCAAGAGCTGGGGAACATGAAGCCATGcggaaaataaaaaatgagtTCATGACCCATTGGGATGGATTAATGACAAAATCAGGTGAGAGAATTCTTGTTCTTGCTGCAACAAACAGGCCATTTGATCTGGATGAAGCAATCATTAGACGTTTTGAGAGAAG GATCATGGTTGGTCTACCATCTGTGGAGAATAGAGAAATGATACTAAAAACTCTCCTCTCGAAGGAGTGTGTTGATGAAAGCTTAGATTTCAAGGAGCTTGCAGCCATGACAGAAGGATACAGCGGAAGTGATCTAAAG AACTTCTGCACAACTGCTGCTTATCGGCCAGTAAGAGAGTTAATACACCAGGAATGCCTAAAGGACCTT GAGAAGAAGCTTGGAGAGGAAGAACGTGTAAATTGCGAAGGCGCTACCTCTACAGAAGAAGATAAAGAAGAAAGGGTAATTACTATCAGGCCGTTGAACATGGAAGATTTCAAGGAAGCTAAAAACCAG GTTGCCGCTAGCTTTGCAGCCGAGGGACCCATAATGACAGAGCTGAGGCAATGGAATGAATTGTACGGGGAAGGTGGTTCAAGGAAGACAACAGAGCAATTATCGTACTTCTTGTAG
- the LOC113779957 gene encoding uncharacterized protein LOC113779957 gives MLVQKSPAVVRILQHHLRHFTLAPLLQERVEAPSTPPLEYLPGFPKPDPKYAETIHAIPRAKSGKIISAKERKVGRVPSIVFEQEDGQHGGNKRLISVQNNQIKKLVNQMGRSFFLSRVYDLEVRPEFESEEVIEKVRVLPRLLHLHSGTDAVLNVTFIRAPSSALLKVDVPLVFRGEDVCPGLKQGAYLNIIKRTVKYLCPPDVIPPYIDLDLSELEVGQKLSMGDLKVHPALKLVLPENEPVCKIVGARVSDQRKSK, from the exons ATGCTGGTCCAAAAATCACCGGCGGTGGTCAGAATCCTCCAGCACCACCTCCGCCACTTCACCCTGGCTCCACTTCTCCAAGAACGGGTCGAAGCTCCCTCCACACCGCCACTCGAATATCTTCCGGGATTCCCAAAACCCGACCCCAAATATGCAGAGACCATCCACGCTATCCCACGGGCCAAGAGCGGAAAGATCATTAGtgctaaagaaagaaaagttggTCGGGTTCCCAGCATAGTATTCGAGCAAGAAGATGGGCAGCACGGAGGCAACAAAAGGCTTATCTCTGTACAAAACAATCAGATCAAGAAGCTAGTTAATCAAATGGGTCGGTCATTTTTCCTCTCAAGGGTGTATGATCTTGAGGTCCGACCAGAATTCGAGTCCGAGGAAGTAATTGAGAAAGTTCGGGTCTTGCCCAGATTG CTTCACCTGCATTCAGGAACTGACGCTGTGCTTAATGTTACTTTCATAAGAGCCCCATCAAGTGCTCTCTTAAAGGTTGATGTTCCTCTTGTATTCAGAGGAGAGGATGTCTGCCCTGGTCTGAAGCAAG GGGCTTATTTGAATATCATCAAGAGAACTGTTAAGTACCTCTGTCCACCGGATGTCATTCCTCCATATATAGATTTGGATTTGAGTGAGTTGGAAGTCGGCCAGAAGCTATCCATGGGTGACCTCAAAGTCCATCCTGCTCTAAAGCTTGTTCTGCCTGAAAATGAACCTGTTTGCAAGATTGTGGGAGCTCGGGTTTCTGACCAGAGGAAGTCCAAGTAG
- the LOC113779619 gene encoding reticulon-like protein B2, which yields MADHHHEEDAKAESLIEKTRDKVHGADDSSSSSSDDEGKTSSLKAKVFRLFGREKPVHKLLGGGKPADVFMWRNKQISAGVLGVATAIWVLFEILEYHLLTLVCHGLIIVLAVLFLWSNASTFINKSPPRIPEVSVPEKPVLQFASDARVAINQTFALLRDVASGRDLKKFLSVIAGLWIFSILGSCCDFLTLLYISAVLLHTVPVIYDKYEDQVDSFAEKALAELKKQYAVFDKKVLSKIPRGPLKDKKTD from the exons ATGGCCGATCATCATCATGAGGAGGATGCAAAGGCGGAATCTTTGATTGAGAAAACTAGGGACAAAGTTCATGGTGCTGATGATTCTTCTTCGTCTTCTTCCGACGACGAAGGCAAAACCTCATCGTTGAAGGCGAAGGTTTTTCGCCTCTTCGGAAGAGAGAAGCCCGTTCACAAGCTCCTTGGTGGGGGCAAAC CTGCTGATGTGTTTATGTGGAGGAACAAACAGATATCAGCAGGAGTACTAGGTGTTGCCACTGCTATCTGGGTTCTGTTTGAAATTCTGGAATACCATTTGCTCACATTAGTTTGCCATGGTTTAATTATTGTACTGGCTGTGTTATTTTTGTGGTCCAATGCGAGCACCTTCATCAACAA ATCTCCACCTCGCATTCCTGAAGTTTCTGTTCCTGAGAAGCCGGTTTTACAGTTTGCATCTGATGCAAGGGTCGCGATCAACCAGACTTTTGCACTTTTGAGGGATGTTGCATCAGGAAGGGATCTGAAGAAGTTTCTGTCT GTGATTGCTGGCTTGTGGATCTTTTCCATTCTGGGCAGTTGCTGTGATTTCTTGACCTTGCTTTACATAT CTGCTGTGCTGCTTCACACAGTTCCTGTGATTTATGACAAATACGAGGATCAGGTGGACTCGTTTGCTGAGAAAGCTTTGGCGGAGCTCAAGAAACAGTACGCTGTGTTTGATAAAAAGGTGCTGAGTAAAATCCCAAGGGGACCATTGAAAGACAAGAAGACGGATTAA